Part of the Candidatus Dadabacteria bacterium genome is shown below.
ACAGCAAAAGCAGTAAAAGTTCCATGGCTTAGTGACCTCGGGGAAAATAATATCATATTACCGCGTTATGTATAAGCGGTCTTGTCCTTTCTCTCTGTCTTCGAATTACTGACTTCTGGGCGGTGTGCTCGCGGCAATTCCGGCGACGGTTTATGGGTCTTAGGTCGTGGAAAGTGTGATTCTGTGTAAATCTGGTTATTATTTCCGCCCAACTATAAGGACCCGCATCTCTTTCCAGCCCTGTCGAGATTTTTTCAGTATCCCCTTGTTAAAATTGGTGCGCCCTTGTTAACATTAATGGAAATGGATCGTACCATATCTTCTTTTTCTGACCACAGATGCTTTCCGTGTGAATTTCCCTGCGTGCCTAGGCACTTTGTTTTTTTTCTTTCAGGGCTTCTTTTTCTTCTTGCGTTTTTCTCCCTGCCCCAGGGAGTTATAGCCCAGGAATCGGAGAGAGACGAAACGGTATTTATTTCCGGAATCAAGATAAAGGGGCTAAAGGATATAAAAGTCGAGAAGATAAAGGATGCTATGATTACACCTTTTCCCTCGAGAAAATTCTGGAAAGATCCCCCCGAATTCAACGAGCAATTTCTTGAGGACGATATAAAAAGAATAGAACAGGTTCTAAGGGAACATGGCTATTACGGCTCGACCGTAACCCATACCCTGGATTTCCGGGATGGAGACCGAAAGGTTGATATAGAAATAACCGTGGACCAGGGAGACCCAGTAATAGTGAAGACTCTGAGCGTAATGGTTCTCGGGGACGAACCGGACGATTACGTCTCCGATGTCGCCAAGGTGATCCTTCTTGAGGAGGGGAAACCCTTTTCGCAGATAAACTACCAGAAATCAAAAGTTCTTATCACGGAACTGTTTTCCGAAGGGGGCTATCCTTTGGCGGATGTAAAATCCGAAGCGATTGTAAGCCTGAGGAGCAGAGAGGTTAATGTTGAATTTATCATTGATCCGGGTCGGGAATATTATTTCGGCGACGTGATATTCAAGGGGAATTCCAATATTGCCACCAGACTTCTTGAGCGTGAGATAGAGCATGAAAAAGGAGATCTGTTTTCCCTCTCGAGAACCCAGAAATCACGGGCGAATATTTTTGAAACGGGACTTTTTAATTCCGTCATAGTGGATACTGATTACGACGAGGAGAAACTTGAGGTTCAGACGACATACAGCGTCACGGAGAGGAAACTCGGAACGATAAAGTTCGGTGTGGGGTATGCTACGGAGGACAATCTGAGGGCGCAGCTGTCCTGGAACCAGAGGAATTTTCTCAACGGCGGAAAGACCCTCCAGGTTACTTCCAGTTATTCATCCCTGACGCGCGGTTTGATGGCTGAACTCGATAAGCCTCACCTGATCGGCAAAAATTCCAGCCTCGCTTTTCTGCTTGATGTGAGAAGAGATGATTTTCCGGGTTACGAAGGCTTGAGTTTCGATTTTAACAGCACCGCGTCCAAGGAATTTTTTGACCATCTTACGGTTTTCAGCTCCATAAACGTTGTATATGCGGATATAGAGTCTCAGGTGCTGAGAACACCGATTGAAAGTGCCCGTGACAGCGTGTTCATAACGCTTCTTGATCTGGGAGTTGAGTATGATCTGACTGACAGCCTCATAAATCCTACCAGGGGAATGCGGCTGTTTTTGTTCATGGAGAAGCCACTTCAGATTATCAGTTCCAACCGTACCGATTACCTGAAATTCCTTGCCGAGTTGAGGTATTACAAAAATGTTTCCGGAATAGTTCTGGGGAAAAGGCTTACGATTGGAAACATAAGCACGATCGGGGATACCGAAATGTTTGACGTGCCGATTTTCAAGAGGTTTTTCGCCGGGGGCAGCGCGAGCATGAGGGGTTACTCATTTCAGCATCTGAGTCCTCTTAATCCGGACCGGGATCCTCTTGGGGGCAACTCCATGGTCGTGGGCAACGCCGAAATCCGCTTCGGGCTTTTTAGTAGGCTCGGGGGGGTGATTTTCTTCGATTACGGAAATGTTTATTCGGATAGCTTCGGTTTCAGTGCTTTTGACCTAAAGTACGCGGCCGGCGCGGGATTGAGGTACAATACGATAATCGGGCCGATCAGAGCGGATTTCGGCTACCTTCTAAACCCCGACGGAGAGGAGAGGAACGAAAGGTTCAAGATTTTTATAAGCATAGGGCAGGCTTTTTAGCAATCTAACCGTGGAAGTCCTGAAAAAGTTTTCTCACGCCCCTTGCTGCCTGAGTTATTCTGTTCTCGTTTTCAACAAGTGCGAGCCTTACGAAGCCTTCTCCGTAGTTTCCGAAACCCACTCCCGGGGAAACGGCGACTTTTGATTTTTCTATGAGCAGTTTCGAGAATTCAAGCGACCCCATTTCTGCGAACTCCTCAGGTATCTGCGCCCATACGAACATCGTTGCCTTCGGTTTCGGGATTTCCCATCCGGCCCTTGCGAATGACTCGATCAATTTGTCTCTTCTTGACCTGTAGGTTTCCCTTATACTGTCTACATACTCCTGGGGTCCGTTAAGAGCCGTGATCGCGGCTATCTGTATCGGCTGGAATATTCCGTAGTCAAGATAGCTTTTTATCCTTTTGAGCGCCGAGACGATTTCCGGGTTCCCCACCATGAAACCGACCCGCCAGCCGGGCATGTTGTAGGTTTTGGAGAGGGAGTAGAACTCTACCGCGATGTCTTTGGCCCCCTTTACCTGCATTATGCTCGGGGCCTTGTACCCGTCGTAACACAGCTCCGAGTAGGCAAGGTCATGTATCACCGTAAGACCCGTTTCTCGCGCCAGGTCACAGACTTTCTCGAAGAAATCAAGATCCATGACTTGTGTGGTCGGATTGTTGGGGAAGGAAAGAATGAGCACCTTGGGTTTCGGCCACACTTGCTTTATCGCCTTTTCTATAGAGAGTATCAGGTCTTCTTTCTCCCCCATCGGACAACTGTGGGTGTCTCCCCTCGCTATTATTACAGAGTAGGTGTGTATGGGATAGGTGGGATCGGGAACTATCGCCATATCTCCCGGGGATAGTATTGAAAGCATCAGATGGGATATGCCTTCCTTTGAACCTATGGTAACGACGGCTTCTGAATCCGGATCAAGGTCAACGTCGTACTTTCTTTTGTACCAGTCGGTTATGGCCAGACGAAGCTTGGGCAGTCCGGCGGAAGTGGAGTACCTGTGGTTTCTGGGCTCCCTAACCGCTTCGCGGAGCTTCTCCACTATATGGTCTGGCGTGGCCTGATCGGGGTTTCCCATACCGAGGTCAATTATATCTTCCCCTCTGGCGCGCGCCTGGTGCTTGAGTTCGTTGACTACGCCGAGCACATAAGGGGGAAGTCGGTTTATGAGGGAGAAATTATATTGCGGCCGGTCCATAGGTGTCTGCCTGTTTTTTGCTGGCAGTATTTTATTATAACCGCTTATAATCTCAAGATTGCGGCTGGTGGAACGGGTATTTCCAGCATGTCAGTGTCTTCTAGAGAATCCGTTATGGTAAAATAAAATCTTATGATCTGGATCAGATTTGCTGTTTTGCTAGCGTTTTTTGCGGTCGGTTGCTCTTTTTCTTCAGGTCTCCCGAGGTGGGAAAGCCGGGATTTTCATCGGCCAAAGTCGACGGATACCATACAGTACGGCAAGGCTTCCTGGTATGGGGACAAGGAACATGGCAAGAGGTCCGCAAGTGGCGAGGTATTCAACAGAAATGCCTACACTGCGGCGCACAAGGAGCTTCCTTTTGGTACCGTCGTACGTGTTACCAATCGCGAGAATGGCAGGCAGGTAAAGGTCAGGATAAATGACAGGGGTCCTTACATAGGGGACAGGGTGATAGATCTCTCATACGCGGCCGCGAAGTCCATCGGACTTATCAGAAGTGGTGTTGCGGAGGTAAAAATAGAGGTATTGTCGACGCCCTCTGAAAGGTCAGAAAGTCTTTTCGTCTCTCTCTACACAGTCCAGGCCGGCTCTTTTCGAAGCAAGGCGGGGGCTAATGAACTCAAAAGAAAGCTCTCGCGTGTCACGGACGAGGAGGTGAGAGTGGAATCTTTTGCCTTTGAGGGGGATACTTATTACAGGGTGAGGGTGGGCAGATTCAAGAAAAGGAAAGACGCCGAGACGCTTCGCGTAGTTTTGAGAAAGCGGGGATACTCAGCCAGAATATATGTTGAGTGATTCCCCGCGGTTTCGAAAAAGAGATAGAGTCGAATGATGAAGAAGCTGAGAACAACTGATTTTCGCAAAATGAAAGAGAGTGGCGAGAAAATCGCCATGATAACGGCGTATGACGCTACAGTCGCCGCGATAGTGGATGCGGCGGGAGTTGACGTGGTCTTGGTCGGGGATTCTCTCGGCAACGTGGTTCAGGGTCTTGAAGATACGCTTTCCGTTACGCTTGATGAGATGATTTATCACACGAAAATTGTTTCAAGGGGTGTGGCGCGGGCACATTTGTGCTCGGATATGCCCTTTCTTTCCTATCAGAAATCCCCCGAAGATGCCATAGAGAGCGCCGGAAGGCTTTTAAAAGAAGGACAAGCGGAGTCAGTCAAGCTCGAGATTAACGAGGAGTACGTTGATACCGTGTATCGCATCCAGAAGGCCGGGATTCCCGTTGTTGCCCATATAGGGCTTTGTCCCCAGTCCGTTCACGTAATGGGTGGTTACAAAGTGCAGGGATGTCTTTCGGGTGAACGCGAGGAGCTTTTGAATCTTGCCAAGTCCTGTGAGCAGGCAGGCGCTTTCATGATAGTTATTGAAAGCGTTCTGTCGGCAGTGGCCGGAGACATCACCGAGAGTCTTGAGATACCGACTGTCGGAATAGGTTCTGGGGCGGATTGCGATGGACAGGTGCTTGTTGTAAACGACATGATAGGACTCACGCCGGAGCCGCTTCCCAAGTTCGTCAAAAAATACGCGGAGGTCGCGGAGACAATCTCCGATTCGACGAAGAAATACGTGGAAGACGTAAAAAAGGGAACGTTCCCCTCGCAGGAGCACTCTTATGGATAGCGCAGAGTCGCTTTCCGTGCTTAACCGCCCTTACGAGATGAAGGAGGTTTCCGATGCCTGCAAGAAAGCACGTAAAAAACTAGGCTTTGTTCCCACTATGGGAGCTCTGCACCAAGGGCATATCAGTCTCATTGAGAAGGCGGTGGAAAGAGCGGATGTGACGGTCGCAAGTATTTTCGTCAATCCCACGCAGTTCGGACCCGGTGAGGACTTCGACCGTTATGAAAGGGACTATGAAGGCGATATAAAGAAACTTGAGCATTGTGGCGTAGACTACCTGTTTTATCCGGATGTAAGCGATATTTACCCCGGCGGCTTTGAAACCACGGTTTCAGTGGGAAATCTCGGGAATTGTCTCTGTGGTCCTTTCAGGCCGGGGCATTTTGACGGGGTGGCAACGGTTGTACTTAAGCTTTTTAACGTTGTCCGCCCGGATTTTGCGGTGTTCGGAAGAAAGGATTACCAGCAGCTTAAGATCATCCAGAAAATGGTGCGGGATTTCGATATGGACATTGAAATAGTGGAAATGCCTATAATACGAGAACCGGATGGACTTGCGATGAGTTCAAGAAACGCTTATCTGAGTGCTGAACAGAGAATCAGGGCGGCTGCGGTAAACAAAGCCCTGCGCGAGGTCGGGGAGAAATTCAAAAGCGGTTGCGATGATTGCAGAATTCTGCTTAGCGAGGCGAATCGGGTATTGCGCATGGCACAAATTAATGATATTGATTATATTGAGATAAGAGACCCAGAAACCCTTGAGCTCCGGCACAGAGTTGTGGAAGGCGATCTGGTGGCCTTAGCCGTTAGGGTGGGCGATACTAGGCTTATCGATAATACTGTGCTTTAAGAGGTTGGTAATGCAAAGAGTACTCCTGAAATCCAAGATACACAGAGTTACGGTTACCGATGCCGAACTAGATTACGAGGGGAGTCTTACGCTTGATAGGAATCTCATGGACGCGGCGGATCTGTTTCCCTATGAAGAGGTTCACATTTTCAATTTGACCAATGGTCACCGTTTTTCGACTTACGTGATTGAAGGCCTAAGAGGTTCAAACACGGTCTGTGTAAACGGTGCGGCTGCACATCTTGCGAGGAAAGGCGACTGCCTTATAATAGCGGATTTTGCAATCTATGATGAAGAACAGAGCAAGACACACAGACCCAAGCTTATATACGTGGATGAGATGAACAATATAATCAGCATAAAATCCGGGATTAACGGTCTAAAACTTGCGACCGACGGGTAACTCTCCCGTATTCCGGGCAGAATCCACGTAAGACTTTGCCGATTGAGAGCGTGTTTGACATACCTAGCTCCTGTAGTTACATTAGGATTCCAGAGGGTGTTGGAGAAGTGAAGCGTTGTGCTTAGTGCTTTTCACTGAGCCTATGGTTTGCACTTCGCGATTCTACCGGCGTATGGCCGTCTATTTAAGAAATCTGATTTATGAAAGCTATAATACTCGCAGCGGGAAGGGGAACTAGGCTATATCCCTACACTCACGACAAGCCCAAATGTCTTCTTGATATTGGGAACATATCCATACTTGAGCACCAGATAAACCTTATAAGGGACTGCGGCATAAACGAAGTCGTTATTGTCGTGGGTTTCGGTTTCGAGAGAGTGGAGGATTTCCTGAGAAGCTACGACGGCTTGGGAATGAGGATCAACACTCTTTACAATCCTTTTTACCAGTCCACAAACAGTCTTGTGTCTCTGTGGATAGCCAGAAGCGAATTTGATGAAGATCTGGTGGTCATGAACGGAGACGACGTCTACGAGATAGGGGTTTTGGACAAGGCGCTTTCGGTAAGGGATGAGAAGATCTGTCTTCCCATAAAAAAGAGGCCTCGCTACGAGAGGGAAGACATGAAGGTGGTTGTCGACGACAGCAGGATCACAAAGATCAGCAAGGAAATATCAAACGGTGAAGCTTCGGCCGAGTCGGTCGGCATAAGAGTATTCAGGGATACGGGGGTTGAGCTGCTGAAAAGAGCGGTTGAAGAGGAAATGAGGAATCCCGGAGCTGAGGGGAAATGGTATATATCCTCGATACACAGGCTTATAAGCAAGGGATATAAGATCAAGCCCTTGGATATCGGCGAGCTTTACTGGATGGACGTTGACTGTCCAATGGATCTTTTCAGGGCGAGGAAGCAGGCTGACAATTTCTTGAAGAAGGAATACCGCGTGCCAAGTCTTCTGAGGGTTGTTGACTCCTCTGAATAATCTGCCATGAAAAACGCTATCGTACTTTGTTCTGGCACGGGAACAAATGGTGAGGATCTGTCCGAATTTCCGAGTGAATCGATAGCGCAAGTCCCCCAACTCAAAAGAATCATAA
Proteins encoded:
- a CDS encoding phosphocholine cytidylyltransferase family protein; the protein is MKAIILAAGRGTRLYPYTHDKPKCLLDIGNISILEHQINLIRDCGINEVVIVVGFGFERVEDFLRSYDGLGMRINTLYNPFYQSTNSLVSLWIARSEFDEDLVVMNGDDVYEIGVLDKALSVRDEKICLPIKKRPRYEREDMKVVVDDSRITKISKEISNGEASAESVGIRVFRDTGVELLKRAVEEEMRNPGAEGKWYISSIHRLISKGYKIKPLDIGELYWMDVDCPMDLFRARKQADNFLKKEYRVPSLLRVVDSSE
- a CDS encoding aspartate 1-decarboxylase translates to MQRVLLKSKIHRVTVTDAELDYEGSLTLDRNLMDAADLFPYEEVHIFNLTNGHRFSTYVIEGLRGSNTVCVNGAAAHLARKGDCLIIADFAIYDEEQSKTHRPKLIYVDEMNNIISIKSGINGLKLATDG
- a CDS encoding septal ring lytic transglycosylase RlpA family protein; the encoded protein is MIWIRFAVLLAFFAVGCSFSSGLPRWESRDFHRPKSTDTIQYGKASWYGDKEHGKRSASGEVFNRNAYTAAHKELPFGTVVRVTNRENGRQVKVRINDRGPYIGDRVIDLSYAAAKSIGLIRSGVAEVKIEVLSTPSERSESLFVSLYTVQAGSFRSKAGANELKRKLSRVTDEEVRVESFAFEGDTYYRVRVGRFKKRKDAETLRVVLRKRGYSARIYVE
- a CDS encoding aminotransferase class I/II-fold pyridoxal phosphate-dependent enzyme, producing the protein MDRPQYNFSLINRLPPYVLGVVNELKHQARARGEDIIDLGMGNPDQATPDHIVEKLREAVREPRNHRYSTSAGLPKLRLAITDWYKRKYDVDLDPDSEAVVTIGSKEGISHLMLSILSPGDMAIVPDPTYPIHTYSVIIARGDTHSCPMGEKEDLILSIEKAIKQVWPKPKVLILSFPNNPTTQVMDLDFFEKVCDLARETGLTVIHDLAYSELCYDGYKAPSIMQVKGAKDIAVEFYSLSKTYNMPGWRVGFMVGNPEIVSALKRIKSYLDYGIFQPIQIAAITALNGPQEYVDSIRETYRSRRDKLIESFARAGWEIPKPKATMFVWAQIPEEFAEMGSLEFSKLLIEKSKVAVSPGVGFGNYGEGFVRLALVENENRITQAARGVRKLFQDFHG
- a CDS encoding pantoate--beta-alanine ligase — its product is MDSAESLSVLNRPYEMKEVSDACKKARKKLGFVPTMGALHQGHISLIEKAVERADVTVASIFVNPTQFGPGEDFDRYERDYEGDIKKLEHCGVDYLFYPDVSDIYPGGFETTVSVGNLGNCLCGPFRPGHFDGVATVVLKLFNVVRPDFAVFGRKDYQQLKIIQKMVRDFDMDIEIVEMPIIREPDGLAMSSRNAYLSAEQRIRAAAVNKALREVGEKFKSGCDDCRILLSEANRVLRMAQINDIDYIEIRDPETLELRHRVVEGDLVALAVRVGDTRLIDNTVL
- a CDS encoding BamA/TamA family outer membrane protein; translated protein: MEMDRTISSFSDHRCFPCEFPCVPRHFVFFLSGLLFLLAFFSLPQGVIAQESERDETVFISGIKIKGLKDIKVEKIKDAMITPFPSRKFWKDPPEFNEQFLEDDIKRIEQVLREHGYYGSTVTHTLDFRDGDRKVDIEITVDQGDPVIVKTLSVMVLGDEPDDYVSDVAKVILLEEGKPFSQINYQKSKVLITELFSEGGYPLADVKSEAIVSLRSREVNVEFIIDPGREYYFGDVIFKGNSNIATRLLEREIEHEKGDLFSLSRTQKSRANIFETGLFNSVIVDTDYDEEKLEVQTTYSVTERKLGTIKFGVGYATEDNLRAQLSWNQRNFLNGGKTLQVTSSYSSLTRGLMAELDKPHLIGKNSSLAFLLDVRRDDFPGYEGLSFDFNSTASKEFFDHLTVFSSINVVYADIESQVLRTPIESARDSVFITLLDLGVEYDLTDSLINPTRGMRLFLFMEKPLQIISSNRTDYLKFLAELRYYKNVSGIVLGKRLTIGNISTIGDTEMFDVPIFKRFFAGGSASMRGYSFQHLSPLNPDRDPLGGNSMVVGNAEIRFGLFSRLGGVIFFDYGNVYSDSFGFSAFDLKYAAGAGLRYNTIIGPIRADFGYLLNPDGEERNERFKIFISIGQAF
- the panB gene encoding 3-methyl-2-oxobutanoate hydroxymethyltransferase, whose protein sequence is MMKKLRTTDFRKMKESGEKIAMITAYDATVAAIVDAAGVDVVLVGDSLGNVVQGLEDTLSVTLDEMIYHTKIVSRGVARAHLCSDMPFLSYQKSPEDAIESAGRLLKEGQAESVKLEINEEYVDTVYRIQKAGIPVVAHIGLCPQSVHVMGGYKVQGCLSGEREELLNLAKSCEQAGAFMIVIESVLSAVAGDITESLEIPTVGIGSGADCDGQVLVVNDMIGLTPEPLPKFVKKYAEVAETISDSTKKYVEDVKKGTFPSQEHSYG